The Thermomonospora amylolytica sequence CGCAGGCAGGCCAGGCTGTAGCGGTCGACGTCCTTGCCGTGCCGGTCGCGGGGGCCTGGAACGCCGGGTTGGCCAGCGTCTGCCGGGCCTGCTCGTCGGCGCGGGTGGCCACCTCGAAGTCGATCAGCGCCACCGTGTCGTCCGGCCGCACCATGATGTTGAACATGTGCAGGTCGTGGTACACCGCGCCGCGCTCGTGAACGGCCTCCACCAGCCGCTGCACGCCCCGGTGGATCCGCAGCGCCCAGGCGGTGTAACCGGCCACCTTTCCCGGGTCGAGTTCCGGGTCCAGCAACGGATGGCGCTCGGCGAAGAAAGTGTTGAGGGTGCGTCCCTCGATGCGCTCCTGCACCAGGAAATGGTGCTCGCCCAGCACGAAGTAGTCGATCATCTCGGGGACGCCGTCGATGCCCGCCAGATGCTCCAGCATGTCCCGTTCACGCTGCAGCCGGGACACCGCGTCCGCCCCGTCGGCGGCCAGCCCGGCATGAGGACGGGCCTCCTTGAGAATGACCTGCCGGCCATTCCTGGTGTCCGTTCCGGCGTACACTCCGCCGCCGTTGGAGAAATGCAGCGCCTGCTCGATCCGGTACGGCAGGTCGGCGACGGTGGTCGCGGCGCGGGCGGCCAGATGCGGCTCCAGGCAGGCCGGGAGCGTCACCCACTCGGGCACCGTGAACACCGGCCCGCGCCGGTCCGGCACCAGCTCGCCGTCGCCGTTCTCCATCGCCGGCACCAGGTCGCCGCGCTCGTCCAGCACCCGCCGGCGGGCGAACCCGCCGTACCGCACGTACAGCGGGCCGTCACCGATCCGCAGGTCGGACAGGATGTAGGGGCCCGGAAGCCCGGCCAGCCCGGCGCCCAGCTCCGCGATGATCCGGGCCAGCTCCGCCTCGTCGGCGGGGTAGATCGTCACCAGCTTGCCGCTGGCGCCGCGCGGGGCGTACTTGGCGTTGCGCATCCGCAGCGTGCCCGGCCCGCGCAGGTGCTTGAACGCGATGCCGCGCGGCACGCAGTACTCCCAGGTGCGCTCCAGAACGGTGTCGGCGCTTTCCGCGCAGCCGGAGACGTGCACTTTCCAGCCCTGCAGCGGAATGCGGCTCACCGGCGGCTCGTAGTTCATCCACTCGTCGCCCGGGATCTGCCGCCAGCCGTCCGGAAGAGGCCGATGCGCGATCGCGAACTCGGTGGCCCGGCCGACCTTGGGGGCGTCATAGAAGAAACGGTCGGCCAGGCAGTAGAGCTCGTACCGCTGATCCACCGGAATGCCTCTCTGTGCGAGCGCCGGAAGCGTGACAGGGAAAGGCTCGCAGAGCAAAGAGAGATCTACCAGTAGCGGACATCACGAATGAACCGTGAAACCTTACCGGCCCGACCGTGACGCTTCGGTCACAAATAGCGGCGGCCGGCTCGGACCAGTGGGGACCGGCGGGGGTCGGCGTGGTCGACCGCCAGCACGTCGGCGAGCACCAGGAGGTGGTCGCCGGCCGTCAGCCGCTGCCGGGTCCGGCACTCCAGCGCCGCGGGAGCGTCGGCGACGATCAGGGCGTCCGACAGCGGGCCCCGATGGTGCGGCCGTCCGGCCAGCAGCAGTCGCGCCCCCGGGCGGCCCGCCGCCGCGAACCGCCCGGCCAGGGCGCGCTGGTCGGCGCCGAGCACGTTGGCGGCCCACACGTCCCGGCGGCCCAGCACCTCCGCCAGGTAGGACGATCCGGTCACCGCCACCGCCACCATCGGCGGCTCCAGCGACACCGACATGAACGAGCTGATCGTCGTGCCCAGGTCGTCGCGCCCGTCGCGGACGGTCAGCACCACCACCCCGGTGGCCAGCGCCGACATCGCGTCGGTGAACTCCCCGGGCGCCGGCGGGGCGCTCAGCGGATCTCCCAGTTCCCCGGCAGGGTCAGCGGCCCGCCGGCGGGCAGCCCCAGCCGCGCCGCCAGCGCGCTCAGCGACCCCCACCCGTCGAACCGGGCGCCGGCCGCCGTGCGGTCCTCGCTGGACTCGGCCGGGCGCAGCCGCTCCAGCGGCGTGACGTGCGGGTAGCCGCGGACCGGGGCGTCGACGGGCAGCCCGGCCTTCTTGCGGGCCAGGTCCAGCGCCAGGTCGAGCCCGCCGAGCTCGTCGACCAGCCCGCCCTCCTTGGCGTCCGCGCCGGTCCACACCCGGCCGCGGGCCATCTCGTCCACCTGGTCGGCGCTCAGCCCGCGGAACTCGGCGACCTTGGCGGTGAAGTCGGCGTACACCCGGTCCAGCGACGCCTGGATCCGCTCCCACTCCGACTCGGTGAAGCCCTTGGTGGCGCTGAACATCCGGGCGTGCTCCCCGTCGGAGACCGTGCCCATCGCGACGCCGATCCGCTCCAGCAGCTCGCTGATCACCGCCTTGCCCACCACGACGCCGATCGAGCCGGTGATGGTGCCGGGCTGCGCCACGATGGTGTCGGCGGCCATCGAGACGTAGTAGCCGCCGGAGGCCGCCACGTTCCCCATCGACACGACCACCGGCTTGCCGGACCGCCGGGCCAGCACCACCTCGCGCCAGATCGCGTCGGAGGCGACCGCCGACCCGCCGGGGCTGTTGACCCGGAACACGATGGCCTTGACCCGCTCGTCGCGGACCGCCGCCCGGAACGCCGACCCGATGGTGTCCGAGCCCATCGCCGGGCCCTGCGACGGCAGCGGGCCGCCCCGCCCGCTGCGGCCCAGCCGGATCATGCCCTGCCCGTTGATCAGCGCGACCACCTGGCGGCCGCGGCTGGGCTGCGGCAGCCGTTCGGCGAGCCCGTGAGAACGGTTGTAGCGGGCCACGTACCGCAGCTGCACCCGCCCGTCCGGGCCGCCGGCCTCCTTGCGGACCTCGTCGTAGACCTCGTCCCGGTACGCCAGCCGGTCGACCAGTCCGGCCTCCAGCGCCTCGTCGGCCTGCAGCGGGCCCCGGTCGATCAGCTCACGGACCTTGTCGACGGTCAGCCCGCGCGCCTCGGCGATGCCGGCGGCCAGCTGCTCGCCGATGGAGTCCACCAGCCGCTGCGAGGACCGCCGGTGCGCCTCGGTGTAGGCCCGCTCCATGAAGGTGTTGGCCATGGTCTTGTACTCGTGGCGGGCGGCGAACACCGGCTCGATCCCCGCCTTGTCCAGCGCGCCCCGCAGGAACGGCTCCTCCAGCGCCACGCCGGTCAGCCCCACCTCGCCGGTGGGCTGCAGGTACACCCGGTCGAACGCGGACGCCAGGTAGTAGGGGACGCTGCCGCGCCCGCTCTCCCCGTACGTCTCGCTCCACGCCACGGTGAGCTTGCCGGCCTCGCGCAGCGCGGTCACCGCCCCGCGCAGTTCCTGCGCCATCGCCAGGCCCAGCGTTCCGGACACCTTGACCACCAGGGCCCGCACCCGGGCGTCACCGCGGGCCCGGCGCAGCCCGTCCAGCACGTCCCGCAGGTGGGGACGGCGCATCGACAGCACCGCCGACAACGGATCGGCCGGGACCGTCTCCACGATCCCGTCGGTCAGGTCGAGTTCGAGCACCAGCGGGGCCGTCCGCCGGTCGCGCGCTTGCCGGATGATGCTGACGACAGTGCCGGAATCCACCATGCGGCAAGCCTATGCGCTCACCGGGCGGCTCCCGGAGGAGCCGCCGGGCTCCGTTCAGCGGGAGAACGCCTGGTTGGGGGTGACGCTGGCGGTCGCCTGCGCGATCAGCCGCCCCTCGGCGTCGGTGATCGTCGCGTTGGACAGCATCCGGGTCCTGCCCGGGTGCACGCACACGCCCTCCACCCGGTACGTCCGGTCGGCCGGCACCGGCCGCAGGTACTCCACGCTGAGGCTGAGCGTCAGCATCGGGGTGAAGCGCTCGAACGTGCTGGCCGCGGCCAGGCAGACGGCGTTGTCGAGGATCATCGCGATGTACCCGCCGTGCACCGTTCCACCGGGGTTGCACAGCTTGTCCTCGGGCGTCCAGTCGATCGTCACCCGGCCGTGCCCGGCGTCCACCACCGACTGCCCGATGTAGTCGTTGATCGCGGTGAGCTGGGGGAACCTGCCGTCGCCCATCGCCTTGATCAGCTCGGCCCCGGACAGGGTGTTCCACAGGTCCAGTTCGGACTCGATGCTCACGCGCACTCCCGTTCGATCATCGTGGGGCGCGTCCGGCGTCCCCCCGCCGTTCGAGATTCTCGTACGGCAGGGTAAACGCCCGTTTGCCGGAGGGCACTGTGCCGTTGGTCACGGCCGCGCGCCGGGGTCAGCCCCTGGTCAGACTGCCCGTGGTGGTGCCCGCGCCCAGCGGGCTGGGCGACTCGTAGCTCATCCGGCCCTCGCCGTTCAGGGTGAGGCGTACGGTGCCGCCGATGCAGAACCCCTCGCGTCCGTAAGTACTGGTGGGCACCTCACTGAACTCCACCGTGGATCCGGTGACCCCTGTGACGGTGAGGTCGTTGGTGCACTCCCAGTCGGAGTAGACGGCCGTGCCCTTGGACTTCCCCGCCGTGAGGGTGATCGTCACCTGCGAGACGTTCTCACCGCCGAGCACGGAGGGCGAGGAGACCTCGCCCTTCCAGGTGCCGCCGAACGCCGCCGGGACGCCCTGGCCGCCGTTGTCGTCAGCGCCGGGCGACGGGTTCGCCGTGCCGCCCTGCCCGGACGGCCGCCCGGACTGCCGGACGTCCGTCGTGGGGGAGGCCGTACGGGCGTCCCGGCCGCCCTCGTCGCCGTTCCGGTCGAGCAGGAACACCGCACCGAGGACGATGGCCGCGGTCGCCGCGACGGCCGCGGCCACCAGCGCCACCGTGCGGCCGTGCCCTTGGCCGTCGGGGGCGGGCCGGGTCGGCTGGTGGCCCGCGTCCGCCTGGTGACCGTGCGAAGGCCGGGTCGGCGGGGCCTGAGCGGGCGGAGGAGATCCCTGGGCGCCCGCCGAGGGGTCGGCCAGCCGCACCAGCAGGGACCGCGCGGTGGGACGCCGCGCCGGATCCTTGTCCAGGCACTCCGCCAGCAGCCCCCGCACCCGCTCGGGCACCCCCGACAGGTCCGGCGGCTCCGTGGCGATCCGGTTCATCAGCGCGGGGATGTTGCCGCCCCCGCCGAACGGGGGATGCCCGGTCGCCGCGTACACCATCGTCCCGGCCCACGCGAACACGTCCGACGCCGGCGTCGGCGGCTCGCCGCGCAGCCACTCGGGCGCGAAGTAGGCGGGCGTGCCGACCATCTGCGTGTGGGTCTCGGCGTCCACCGCCCGCGCGATCCCGAAGTCCACCACCCGCGGTCCGTCCGGGCCCAGCAGCACGTTGGCGGGCTTGAGGTCGCGGTGCACGATCCCGGCGCCGTGGACGGCGGTCAGGGCGCTGGCGGTGTTGACCATCAGCCGGTCCAGGTCCCCGCCGGTCAGCGGACCCCGCTCCTGCACCCGCTGCTGCAGCGACGGGCCTTCGACGTACTCGCTCACCACGTACGGGTGCCGGCCCGTGGTGGAGGACTCCAGCACCGCCGCCGTGCAGAACGGGGCGACCCGCTTGGCCGCCTCCATCTCCCGCGCGAACCGCGTCAGCGCGGCCGGTGAGGTCGCCTTGAGCACCTTGACCGCGACCCGCCGCCCGTCCGGCGCCTCACCGAGGTAGACGACCCCTTGCCCGCCCTCGCCGAGCCGGCCGGTCAGCCGGTACGCGCCGATGCGCTCCGGGTCGCCCGCCTCCAGCGGAAGGCTCGGCATACGATCGCTCCTTCAAGAGACGTCCATGGCTCTGTATGGGACGCGCCCACGCTACCGATCGGTTCGCCGCCTTAGGGTCTGCTCCATGGGAGTTGCCGACGGCTGGACGCGCTGTGCCCGGGGACACCAGCACTGGGGCAGGTACGGCGCCGCCGGGATGCTGATCTTTCATCGGGACGCCGAGGAGGGCCCGCACGTGCTGCTGCAGCAGCGGGCCTGGTGGTGCAGCGGTGCGCTGACCTGGTGCATGTTCGGCGGCGGCCGGCTCGGCGGGGAGGATCCGGTCACCGCCGCGCTGCGGGAGACCACAGAGGAGTGCACGCTCGACACCGGCGTGCTGCGGCTGCACGGGCTGGTCCACGACGACCACGGCGGCTGGAGCTACACCGCGGTGGTCGCCTCGGCCGACCGGATGCACCCGGTGCGTCCCGCTTCGGCCGAGACCCGCCGGGCCCGCTGGTTCCCCCTGGAGAAGGTCGCCGGGCTGCGGTTGTTCGAGCCTTTCGCGGTCAACTGGCCTAGGCTCGCCACCATGATGTCCCGGCTGGTCCTGGTGGTGGACGCCGCCAACGTGGTGGGCTCGCGCGCCGACGGGTGGTGGCGCGACCGGGCCGGCGCGACCGCGCGGCTCCGCGACGAGCTCGCCGGCCTCGCCGAGCGGGGGGTCACCGGCCTGCCCGAAGGCGTCGTCGGCCACGACATCTCGTTCCCCGAGATCGTCCTGGTGGTGGAGGGCGCGGCCCGCCCGGTGGCCGACGGCCAGGTGCCGGGCGTGCGGGTGGTCGCCGCGTCCGGCAGCGGCGACGACGCCATCGTGGACCTGGTCCGCGCGGCCGAGCCCGGGACGACCTGCCTGGTGGTGACCGCCGACCGCGGCCTGCGCGCCCGCGTCGCCGCCGCGGGCGGCCACTGCACCGGCCCGAGCTGGCTGCTGTCCCGGCTCTGACCGGGCTCACCGGTCTAACCGGTCACTTCTCCTCCGGCACCAGCCACACCGCGCCCAGCGGGGGCACCCGCAGGGCGGTGGAGGCCGGCTGGGCGTGGTACGGCTCCTCGACGGCCTCGACGCGGCCCATGTTGCCGACGCCGCTGCCGCCGTACTCGTAGGCGTCGGTGTTGACGACCTCGAGCCAGCCGCCCGCGCGGGGCAGCCCGATCCGGTAGTTCTCGTGCGGTTCGCCGGAGAAGTTGACCACGCAGGCCATCACCGAGCCGTCCGAGCCGTACCGCAGGAACGACAGGGTGTTCCCGGCGGCGTCGCTGGCGTCGATCCAGTGGAACCCGCCGGGCTCGTCGTCGATCGTGTAGAGCGCGGGCGTGTCGCGGTAGACCCGGTTGAGGTCGCGGACGAGCTTTTGCACCCCGAGATGGTGGGCGCCCTCCACGGCGTCGTCCAGCAGCCACCAGTCCAGGGTGCGCTCCTCGGCCCACTCGCCGCCCTGGGCGAACTCACCGCCCATAAACAGCAGCTGCTTGCCCGGATGCGCCCACATGTAGGCGAACAACGCCCGCAGGCCCGCGAACTTCTTCCAGGTGTCACCGGGCATCTTGCCCAGCAGCGACCCCTTCAGGTGCACCACCTCGTCGTGCGACAGCGGCAGCACGTAGTTCTCCGAGAACGCGTACACCAGCGAGAACGTGATCTCGTTGTGGTGGTAGTGCCGGAACACCGGGTCGTGCCGCATGTACGTGAGGGTGTCGTGCATCCACCCCATGTTCCACTTGAACCCGAAGCCCAGGCCGCCGAGGTGGGTGGGCCGGGACACGCCGGGCCATGCCGTGGACTCCTCGGCGACCATGATGACGCCCGGGTACCGCCGGTAGACGGTGGCGTTGGTCTCCTGCAGGAACGAGATGGCCTCCAGGTTCTCCCGCCCGCCGTACACGTTGGGCGCCCACTCGCCGTCCTTGCGGGAGTAGTCCAGGTAGAGCATCGAGGCCACGGCGTCCACCCGCAGCCCGTCGATGTGGAACTCCTCCATCCAGTAGCAGGCGTTGGCCACCAGGAAGTTGCGCACCTCGGCCCGGCCGTAGTTGAACACGTACGTGCCCCAGTCCGGGTGCTCGCCCTTGTGCGGGTCGACGTGCTCGTACAGGGCGGTGCCGTCGAACCGGCCCAGCGCCCACTCGTCCTTGGGGAAGTGCGCCGGCACCCAGTCCACCAGCACCGCGATGCCCGCCTGGTGCAGCGAGTCCACCAGATGACGGAAGTCGTCGGGGCTGCCGAAGCGGGAACTCGGCGCGTAGTACGACGTCACCTGGTAGCCCCACGACGGCCCGTACGGGTGCTCGGCCACCGGCAGGAACTCCACATGGGTGAACCCCATGTCCTTCACGTACGCGGTCAGCTCTTCGGCCAGCTCCCGGTAGCCCAGGCCCTTGCGCCACGACCCCAGGTGCACCTCGTAGATGCTCATCGGCTCGTGCAGCCAGTCGCGCTCCTTGCGCTGGGCCATCCACTCGGCGTCGCCCCACTCGTAGGAGGAGGCGAACACCCGGGACGCGGTCGCCGGCGGCTGCTCGGCCCACTCGGCCATCGGGTCGGCCTTGGACCGCCAGTGCCCGTCCGCGCCGAGGATCTCGTACTTGTAGGTCGCGCCGGTGCCGACGTCGGGGATGAACAGCTCCCAGATCCCGCTGGAGCCCAGCGACCGCATCGGGTGCGCCCGCCCGTCCCAGTAGTTGAAGTCGCCGATCACCCGCACCCCGCGCGCGTTCGGCGCCCACACCGCGAACGACGTGCCGCTGACCGGGCCGAACGCCGACGCGTAGGTGCGCACCCGCGCGCCCAGCGCCTTCCACAGCTCCTCGTGCCGCCCCTCGGCGAACAGGTGCAGGTCCAGTTCGCCCAGCGTCGGCAGGTAGCGGTACGGGTCGTCCTGGATCAGCTCCGGCCCGCCCGGATAGCGCACCGCCAGCCGGTAGTCCGGCACGGCCTGCGGGGCCCGGCCGTCGTCGCCCGACAGGGCGTGCCCGTTCGGGACGGTCCCCGCGAACACTCCTTGGTGCACGTGGTGCAGCGGATGCCGGTCGCCATTCGGCAGCACCACCTCGACCTGCTCGGCCAGCGGCCGCAGCGCGCGGATGGTGACCCCGTCCCGGTCGGGGTGCGCGCCGAGGATCGAATGCGGATCGTGGTGGTGGCCGTCGACAAGCCGGTCGAGCTCCTCGTGCGTCACCCGAGCCATGGTGATCTGGGCCTCCCTGTCGTCCGCGTGGCCTCCTGCAGAACCTATGCCTGCCCCGTGACGGCGGAGTTTCACCTCCCGGCAACGATCGGGGAAAAGTTGCCCGAACCGGTCAACGCCCCCGGGTGCGGAACGCGCCATACCGGCGCAATGCGCGGTCGGCCATCTCGTACAGGCGTTCGTTCTCGAGGATGGTCCGGCGGGCCCGGGCGACCGGGGCGTGCCGCACCCAGTGGACGGCGGCGCCGGGGGAGCGGCGGCGCACCACGCCCTCCCCGACCGGGGTCTCGTGGCTGCGCAGCTCCTCCTTGTAGCGCCAGCCCACCCCCGGCCCCAGGTCCATCTCCCGGATGCCCCGTTCGGCCGCCGCCTCCGCCATCCGCAGGTGCAGCGCCATGCCGGGGGAGTAGCGGGAGTAGCCCGGGTCGTACACCGGGAACCAGGTGATCAGCGTGTGGTCGCTGCGCAGCCCGAAGTGCCCGGCCACCGGAGCGCCCCCGGCGTACAGCATGGACAGGCATCCGGCGAACCCCGGCTCGCGGGTGCCGTGCAGCAGCTCCACCAGGTCCACCACCCAGCGGCGGGAGAACCGGTCGGTGCGGCCCATCGCCCGGTACTGCTCGGACTTCCAGCGCCGCACCAGCGCCAGCGACGCGGCGTCGCGCACGTCGAAGTCGAACGTCACCTCGCCGACCTGCCGGGCCAGCTTGCGCTCCTTGTAGCGGGTCTGCTTGACCACCTTGGAGCCCCTGGCCTGCAGTCCCTTGGCGTAGCCGGCGAAGCCGTCGCTCAGGTCCATGATCACCGACCCGAGGGTCCTGCGGGTGTACGGCTCGAACCACGGCTGCCCGGTCACCAGCGTGCCGTACTCCCACACCGCCAGCCCGCAGCCGCGCAGCAGCTCCCGCGCGTCCAGCCGGTCCAGCCCGGGCGCGTGCACCAGGCCCTGGCACAGCGACAGCCAGCCGCCGATCGCCGCGCCGCTGCCCCGGCCCGTGAGCTCGAACGGGAAGAACCCCACCAGGTCGGACCCCTCCTCCAGCACCGCGACCCGCGCCCCCTTCCGCACCTGGTCGACGGCGCGGGCGTACCCCGCCGACATGAACGGGTTGGCCAGCCGGGGGGTGGCGGCCTGCATCGCGCGCCAGGCGGCCAGCTCGGCGTCCCCCAGCTCGCGGGGGCGGACGACGGTGATGCGCATGCGGGTCCTGCCTTCGTCAGGTGCGGTCCAGCCAGCGGACCTCGTACGGGCCCAGGGTGATCTCGGTCTTGCCGACACGGGTCCTCACCGGCTCGCCGGAGATGTTGGCCGCCACCGCCTTGCGGGGCTGGGCCAGCACCCGGACCTTGGGCGAGGAGGCGCGCACGTCGATCATCGGGGTGCCGGCCGGGAACCACCGCGCGAACGCCTGCAGCACCCCCAGCATCCGGCCCGGGGCGCCGCCGTCCGGCACCGAGGTGGTCACCCACAGGCAGCCCTTGCAGGTGCGGTCGCCGTCCCTGGGGATGCGGTTCCAGTACAGCACCGTGGACACCCCGGCCTTGGCATGGTCGATCAGCGACGCCACGTGCATGGCGGCCCGCTTGTCCTCGCTCCAGGGGTCGGTGCGCGGCTCGACGTAGTACTCGTTCCACCAGATCGGCAGGTCGGTCTTGGACCGCAGCCACCTGTTGATGACGACGAACTTGTCCAGCGCGGTGACCTCGTCGGGGTAGACGTCGCGGTCGTCGCTGGCGGTGGGGCCGTCGACGGTGATGAAGTCCGCGCCGCGCTTGTGGGCCAGCCAGTACTCGACGGCGTCGAGGGCGATCTGGTCCACGCTGCCCCACGGGCCGCGCAGATGCGACCCCAGGTCGCCGCCGACGTGGCTGTACATGGGGACGTACGGGCCGCCGACCTTGTTCTCGGGGTTGACCGCCTTGAGGGCGTCGTAGACCAGGTTGTAGAGCCGCGTGTAGCCCTCGTGGTTCCACCGGCCGCGCCGCGGGTCGAAGAACCCCTTCATCTCGTTCCAGACCGCGAAGTACCGCACGTCGGGGTAGCGGCGCGCGACGGTGGCGGCCAGCCGGGCGAAGTCGTCGTAGTGCTCGGGCCGCGGGGCGACCTCCAGCCTGTTCCAGTTGGTGTCGCCCTTCCGGCCGCCCTTCATCCAGTCGGGGGCGCAGCACAGGGTGATGACGGGGATGCCGCCGGTGCGGCGGATGTAGTCGATCCGCCGGTCCAGCGAGGCGAAGTCGTACCGGCCCGGCGCCGGCTCGGGGTTGTCGGCGCCCCAGCCCATGATGTGCTGGTTCTGGATCATCGGCTGGCGGGAGATCGCCTGGGCCGCCACGTCGCTGGACGGGCCGACGTCGGCGCTGCGGTCGGTGTGCGTGAACCCCCACACCGTCCAGGGCGCCTTGTAGGGGGCGCCGATGACGCCGATCCGTTCCGGCGGGCCCGCGACCGGCCTGCCGGGGCTGTCGTCCTGCAGGACCCAGAACGCCACGGCGGCGGCGACCGCGACCGTCACGACGAACGCGAGGGCGGCCAGCGGGCCGCGGCGGCGGCGCACCGGCGTCGGCGGCGCCTGGGCGTACGGATGGTGTCCGATGTGGCTCATGGGTGTACCTCAGCTCGGCCGCGAGAACGTGAAGGGCTGGCTTTTCACGCCGTTGTCGAAGCTCGACAGCAGCGGTACGGGATCGCCGGTCGTGCGCAGGCCGGGCAGCCGGTCGTACAGCTCCCGGAACATGATCCGCAGCTCCATCCGGGCCAGGTTGGCGCCCAGGCACAGGTGGGGGCCGGGGCCGCCGAACCCCACGTGCGGGTTGGGGCTGCGGGTGATGTCGAAGACGTCGGGGTCGGGGAACACCTCGGGGTCGCGGTTGGCGGCCGGGTAGAACAGCACCACCTTGTCGCCGGCCTTGAGCGGATGGCCGTTCAGCACGTGGTCCCGGGTGAGGGTGCGGCGGAACTGGATGATCGGGGAGGAGTACCGGACGATCTCCTCGATCGCCCCGCCGATGCGGCCGTCGAAGTCCGCCAGCAGCAGGTCGCGCTGGTCGGGGTTCTCGGTGAACAGCCGCAGGCCGTGGGACAGGGCGTTGCGGGTGGTCTCGTTCCCGGCCACCAGCAGCAGGTCGAAGAACGACCCCAGTTCCCGCAGCGACAGCCGCTCGCCGTCGTGCCTGCCTCCACCGCCCGAACCCGCCTCCGCGTTGACGAGGGCGGAGACCAGGTCGTCGGTGGGGTTCTGGCGTCTGGCCCGGCCCAGCCGCGCCACCAGGCGGTGCAGGTCGGCGATGGCCTTGAGGTTGCCGCCCAGGAGCCGGAGGGCGCGGGGGCTGGTCAGCGAGCCGCGCACCCCCGAGTACTCGGTCATGGCGTCGATGCGCCGCAGCACGTACGGCCTGGTCCGCTCGGGGATGCCCATCATCGCGCAGATCACGTTGATGGGCAGCCGGGCGGCCACCTGGGGCACGAAGTCGCGCGGGCCCTCGGCGATCAGGTCGTCGACGATGCGGGTGGCGGTGGCCTGGATCTCGGCCTCGATCCTGGCCAGCATCTTCGGGCTGAACGCCCGGGACACGATCCGGCGCAGCCGGGCGTGCCGCGGGTCGTCCATGTTGACCATCGGGGTGCCCAGCAGCGCCGACAGCCACGGCGGCGGCTCCGGGGAGGTCGCCGCGGGCTCGCTGCTGAACGTCCTGGCGTCCCGGCTGGCGGCCACCACGTCGGCGTGCCGGACCAGCGCGTGAAAACCCCGTCCGGACCGCACGAACGGAATCCTCGGCTCCGGAAAGAACACCGGCGCGCCGCGTTCCCGCAGCCGGGCGAAATCGGCCAGCCGCTCCTTTTCCGGGCGCGCCCAGAATTCCATGCCGAGCAGGTCCATGTCGGCGGTGGCGGATTGCAGGGACACGATGTCTCCCCTGTTCGTGACGGGTGTCTGTGGCGAAATCCGAGCCTGCGATCACGTTAGCCCGCGCCCGATCCGCAAACCGGACCGGCCCGTCCGGCTATACCGTTAGAACGCCCGCCATGGGATGGAGGTTCGGGTGGTTTTGGCGGTCCTGGTGAATTCGATGGACGGCCCTTACCGAAGGCGGAGAATACGGCGCGGCGGCCGGATCGCCCGCCGGGCGCGGGAACGCGCCGCACCGGGTGTCCGCGGAATCACTCCTGTATGACCGTGATGGCAGAGGTTTCTGGCGTCCCGGTGGCACCTGGAGCCCGG is a genomic window containing:
- the lanKC gene encoding class III lanthionine synthetase LanKC gives rise to the protein MDQRYELYCLADRFFYDAPKVGRATEFAIAHRPLPDGWRQIPGDEWMNYEPPVSRIPLQGWKVHVSGCAESADTVLERTWEYCVPRGIAFKHLRGPGTLRMRNAKYAPRGASGKLVTIYPADEAELARIIAELGAGLAGLPGPYILSDLRIGDGPLYVRYGGFARRRVLDERGDLVPAMENGDGELVPDRRGPVFTVPEWVTLPACLEPHLAARAATTVADLPYRIEQALHFSNGGGVYAGTDTRNGRQVILKEARPHAGLAADGADAVSRLQRERDMLEHLAGIDGVPEMIDYFVLGEHHFLVQERIEGRTLNTFFAERHPLLDPELDPGKVAGYTAWALRIHRGVQRLVEAVHERGAVYHDLHMFNIMVRPDDTVALIDFEVATRADEQARQTLANPAFQAPATGTARTSTATAWPACGWRCSCR
- the sppA gene encoding signal peptide peptidase SppA is translated as MVDSGTVVSIIRQARDRRTAPLVLELDLTDGIVETVPADPLSAVLSMRRPHLRDVLDGLRRARGDARVRALVVKVSGTLGLAMAQELRGAVTALREAGKLTVAWSETYGESGRGSVPYYLASAFDRVYLQPTGEVGLTGVALEEPFLRGALDKAGIEPVFAARHEYKTMANTFMERAYTEAHRRSSQRLVDSIGEQLAAGIAEARGLTVDKVRELIDRGPLQADEALEAGLVDRLAYRDEVYDEVRKEAGGPDGRVQLRYVARYNRSHGLAERLPQPSRGRQVVALINGQGMIRLGRSGRGGPLPSQGPAMGSDTIGSAFRAAVRDERVKAIVFRVNSPGGSAVASDAIWREVVLARRSGKPVVVSMGNVAASGGYYVSMAADTIVAQPGTITGSIGVVVGKAVISELLERIGVAMGTVSDGEHARMFSATKGFTESEWERIQASLDRVYADFTAKVAEFRGLSADQVDEMARGRVWTGADAKEGGLVDELGGLDLALDLARKKAGLPVDAPVRGYPHVTPLERLRPAESSEDRTAAGARFDGWGSLSALAARLGLPAGGPLTLPGNWEIR
- a CDS encoding serine/threonine-protein kinase; translated protein: MPSLPLEAGDPERIGAYRLTGRLGEGGQGVVYLGEAPDGRRVAVKVLKATSPAALTRFAREMEAAKRVAPFCTAAVLESSTTGRHPYVVSEYVEGPSLQQRVQERGPLTGGDLDRLMVNTASALTAVHGAGIVHRDLKPANVLLGPDGPRVVDFGIARAVDAETHTQMVGTPAYFAPEWLRGEPPTPASDVFAWAGTMVYAATGHPPFGGGGNIPALMNRIATEPPDLSGVPERVRGLLAECLDKDPARRPTARSLLVRLADPSAGAQGSPPPAQAPPTRPSHGHQADAGHQPTRPAPDGQGHGRTVALVAAAVAATAAIVLGAVFLLDRNGDEGGRDARTASPTTDVRQSGRPSGQGGTANPSPGADDNGGQGVPAAFGGTWKGEVSSPSVLGGENVSQVTITLTAGKSKGTAVYSDWECTNDLTVTGVTGSTVEFSEVPTSTYGREGFCIGGTVRLTLNGEGRMSYESPSPLGAGTTTGSLTRG
- a CDS encoding NUDIX hydrolase — its product is MGVADGWTRCARGHQHWGRYGAAGMLIFHRDAEEGPHVLLQQRAWWCSGALTWCMFGGGRLGGEDPVTAALRETTEECTLDTGVLRLHGLVHDDHGGWSYTAVVASADRMHPVRPASAETRRARWFPLEKVAGLRLFEPFAVNWPRLATMMSRLVLVVDAANVVGSRADGWWRDRAGATARLRDELAGLAERGVTGLPEGVVGHDISFPEIVLVVEGAARPVADGQVPGVRVVAASGSGDDAIVDLVRAAEPGTTCLVVTADRGLRARVAAAGGHCTGPSWLLSRL
- a CDS encoding flavin reductase family protein, with translation MSALATGVVVLTVRDGRDDLGTTISSFMSVSLEPPMVAVAVTGSSYLAEVLGRRDVWAANVLGADQRALAGRFAAAGRPGARLLLAGRPHHRGPLSDALIVADAPAALECRTRQRLTAGDHLLVLADVLAVDHADPRRSPLVRAGRRYL
- a CDS encoding PaaI family thioesterase, whose product is MSIESELDLWNTLSGAELIKAMGDGRFPQLTAINDYIGQSVVDAGHGRVTIDWTPEDKLCNPGGTVHGGYIAMILDNAVCLAAASTFERFTPMLTLSLSVEYLRPVPADRTYRVEGVCVHPGRTRMLSNATITDAEGRLIAQATASVTPNQAFSR